Proteins co-encoded in one Papaver somniferum cultivar HN1 chromosome 5, ASM357369v1, whole genome shotgun sequence genomic window:
- the LOC113280095 gene encoding uncharacterized protein LOC113280095 has translation MDKSWMYERNKLSPKFLKGVQSFIQMASNYMAEKNMDKCLCPCANCINANGHVSLNFVESHLYKYGMAGSYTIWIHHGEVDPYSQNQPNPSSANVDIDDDDDDYEDDDEIVEMIHTQIESRRLDSQGEGMDTGRDDKGEVDFGEFAELLSEAKEELYPGCTDFSSLTFLIKLMHIKVLNHMSNKCFEMLLQLLKLAFPKTNRIPKSYYDAKKMLRDLGLGYESIHACKNDCALFWKEHSERVDCPVCHESRYKIDDGKGKKIPHKILRYFPLKPRLQRLFSSKHTAKDMRWHKDKYDQKEGVLKHPADGEAWKDFDNRYPSFAQDPRNVRIGLATDGFNPFGNMSNSYSMWPVILIPYNLPPWKCMKEPFFMMSLLIPGPQAPGRDIDVYLRPLIDELKELWDTGVETYDASSEKSFRMHAAVLWTINDFPAYANLSGWSTKGYLACPVCNEDAPSIKLRSKICYMGHRRYLSPDHKWRQSYLHNGKHDYRSPPKKFTGDELLSQMNNIRNTNPGKHPDIYDKNRKRCPDELNWVKKSIFYELPYWKDHLIRHKLDVMHIEKNICDNIVGTLMNIEGKKKDTMKAHLDLEDMNIKKELHLKRVGNKFIKRPACYTLSPYQRRDFSKFLKSVKFPDGYAANISRSVNVNEGKISGLKSHDCHVLLQRLLPVGIRPYLKKDLCTPLIELCNFFHDLCAKTLTVAHLDEL, from the coding sequence ATGGATAAAAGCTGGATGTACGAGAGAAACAAGTTGAGTCCTAAATTCTTAAAAGGGGTTCAATCGTTTATTCAGATGGCATCTAATTATATGGCGGAGAAAAACATGGATAAATGTTTATGTCCATGTGCAAATTGTATAAACGCAAACGGTCATGTTTCATTGAATTTTGTCGAAAGCCATCTATATAAATATGGAATGGCAGGAAGTTACACGATATGGATACATCATGGAGAAGTTGATCCTTATTCCCAAAATCAGCCTAATCCAAGTTCCGCCAACGTtgatattgatgatgatgatgatgattatgaggaCGACGATGAAATAGTTGAAATGATACACACACAAATCGAATCGAGACGGTTGGATAGTCAAGGAGAAGGAATGGATACTGGTCGTGATGATAAGGGTGAAGTAGATTTTGGAGAGTTTGCTGAGTTATTAAGTGAAGCCAAAGAAGAATTGTATCCTGGCTGCACAGATTTTTCGTCATTGACGTTCCTTATAAAGTTGATGCATATCAAGGTACTAAATCACATGAGTAACAAGTGCTTTGAAATGCTCCTCCAACTGCTGAAACTAGCTTTTCCAAAAACCAATAGGATTCCGAAGTCATACTATGATGCCAAGAAGATGCTTCGTGACTTGGGATTGGGTTATGAATCAATCCATGCATGCAAAAATGATTGTgcactcttttggaaagagcacaGTGAAAGAGTTGATTGTCCTGTTTGTCATGAGTCTAGGTACAAAATTGACGATGGGAAAGGCAAGAAAATCCCGCACAAGATATTGCGATATTTTCCAttaaaacctagattacaaagGTTATTTTCATCAAAACACACAGCTAAAGATATGCGATGGCACAAAGACAAGTATGACCAGAAAGAAGGCGTTTTGAAGCATCCTGCTGATGGGGAAGCTTGGAAAGATTTTGATAATCGGTATCCATCGTTTGCACAAGATCCACGTAACGTTCGAATTGGTTTGGCCACCGATGGATTTAATCCTTTTGGAAACATGAGCAACTCATACAGCATGTGGCCGGTGATACTTATACCTTATAATCTACCTCCTTGGAAATGCATGAAGGAGCCTTTTTTCATGATGTCATTACTTATTCCTGGCCCACAAGCACCTGGCAGAGATATTGATGTATATTTGCGTCCTTTGATTGATGAACTGAAAGAATTGTGGGATACTGGTGTGGAAACTTATGATGCCTCAAGTGAAAAAAGTTTTCGTATGCATGCAGCTGTGTTGTGGACCATTAATGACTTTCCAGCATATGCCAATTTGTCTGGATGGAGTACAAAAGGGTATTTAGCTTGTCCTGTTTGCAATGAAGATGCACCATCAATTAAATTGAGGAGCAAGATATGTTATATGGGCCATCGTCGATACCTGTCCCCTGATCATAAGTGGAGACAGAGTTATCTTCATAATGGAAAACACGATTATCGGTCTCCACCTAAGAAGTTTACAGGAGATGAACTTTTGTCCCAGATGAACAATATTAGGAATACCAATCCGGGAAAGCATCCGGATATATATGACAAGAATCGTAAGCGTTGTCCTGATGAATTAAACTGGGTAAAGAAGAGCATATTCTACGAGCTTCCATATTGGAAAGATCATTTAATCAGACATAAGCTTGATGTGATGCATATTGAGAAAAATATATGTGATAACATTGTGGGAACATTGATGAacattgaaggaaaaaaaaaagatacaatgAAAGCTCATTTAGATTTGGAAGACATGAACATAAAGAAAGAGCTGCATCTTAAACGCGTAGGAAACAAATTCATAAAACGTCCTGCGTGTTATACTTTGTCACCATATCAAAGGAGAGATTTTTCTAAATTCCTAAAATCGGTGAAGTTTCCAGATGGTTATGCCGCTAACATATCAAGGAGTGTTAACGTTAATGAAGGAAAGATATCCGGTCTCAAAAGTCATGATTGTCATGTTTTATTACAAAGGCTACTCCCTGTCGGGATTCGACCTTACCTGAAAAAAGATTTATGCACTCCCTTGATTGAGTTGTGCAATTTCTTTCATGATTTGTGTGCAAAGACATTGACTGTAGCTCACTTGGATGAACTCTAA